The sequence CCGCCGCTCCGTGGACCTGGTGAACTGGCAGTTCGTGGGCCGCGTCTTCCCCGCGCAGTGGGATGCACAGTGCAACGACCACAACTCCGTCCCGGCCTGGGCGCTCGCGCGGTTCTCAACGTCCCTGCTCAAGCCGGACCAGGTCTGGTCGCCGGACATCTCCTACTTCGGCGGGCGCTTCCACGTGTATTACTCCGTCACCGTGCCGGCCTCGCGGCGGGTATTCGTGGGGCACGCGTCCAACAGCGTGCTCGACGGCAGCCTTCCGTGGACGGACCACGGCGAGGTCTTCCGGAGCACCTCGGCGACGCCCTACGCGGCGGACGGCCCGGACGTGCTGCTGTTCACCACGTCCACCGGAGCCCAGCGCGCGAAGCTGTCGTTCGGCGGCTTCTTCGGCGGCATCTACCAGTACCCGCTCAACCCGGGCACCGGCAAGCCCAACACCGCCGCGACGCGCGCCCGTCTGGCCGGCCGCGACAACGAGCGCTACCACGCGCTGGAGGGCGGCCACCTCTTCCAGCGCGGCGCCTGGTACTACCTGATTGCGAACTGGGACTACTGCTGCGGCCCCCGCCCCAGGGAGAACCCGCTGGGCTGGACGCGCGTGTACCCGCCCTATACCCCGTCCACTCCGACGACGCTCGCGGACCTTCCCGCGTACCGGCTGGTGGTGGGCCGCTCCACCTCGCCCGCCGGGCCCTTCGTGGACCGCAATGGCGTCAAGCTGGTCAACGGTGGCGGCACCGTGCTCCTCGAGAGCCGCGGCAACCTGGTGGGACCGGGCGGCCCCTCCGTGGTGGAGCACGAGGGACGGTACCTGCTGGTCCTCCACCGCTATGTCGAGCGGCAATTGGGGGGCGCCAGCTTCTGCGCGGGCTCCCAGGCGCCACACGTGCGGCGCCTGCATTGGACGGCCGACGGCTGGCCGGTGGATGACGGCCCCCATACCCTCACTGACGCCACCCATCCGGAGAGCGGGACGCCGGACAGCGTGGCGCCCTGCATGCCGGGCGTGCTGGAGGTCAGCGCCACCGGGGGTGGCAGCGTGTCCACCTCGTGTGGCAACGCGGAGTGCCGTGGGGACACCGGCACGCGGGTGACGGTGACGGTGACGCCGGACGTGGCGCGCCGGTTCAGCCACTGGGCCACGCCCACGGGTGCGCGCTGCTCGCTGGCCTCCCCTGGCAGCGCCGGCGGCGCGGTGCAGGCGACCCTGGACTGCCCCTTCGTGGACGCCACTCGGGGCTGGACGCAGTGCCGCCAGGAATGTCAGGCGGTGTTCGTGCCGTGACGGAGGCTGCCCCGTTCCCGAGGACAGCCAGCTCAGGGTTCGGGGAAGCCGCCGCGCGCCCACGCGTTGGCGACATCTCTGTTGAACTTGAAGTTCATGGGCACGCGATGCTTCGCGACGGTCGCGCCCGCGTCGTCGATGGCCGAGAGCAGCGCGTGGGGATCATACTCATCGGCCACGAGCTCGAGCCGAACCTCGTACCAGCGGCCCTCCCAGGCGATGGAGAGCTGCTTCGTCATGGCCTGGTCGCGCTGTCGCGCGGAGCGGTCGAGGACCTCCGAGGCCGTCTTCACGAAGGTCGCGAACGCCGGCGCATCGAAGGGCTTGGGGTTCTTCTTGTCGCGGCCCATCACCCACGGACTGATGAGGACGGGCTCGGCGATTCCCTGCTTGTGGATTTCCACGGCCCAGCCGTCGTCCTCCTCGTTCTTGATGACCCTGGCCGTCCAGCCGTTCTTCCGCCAGAACGTGGGCTCCATCACTTCGGACTCGGCAGGCGTGTGCTCGTCACTCATGGGCATCCCTCATACCTTCCAATGGCCATTTGCCGGAGAAATAGCTGGCCCCTGCGCCACGGAAGTCCACCCCGCGCTCGACCGCCTCGCGGCCGAGCACTCCTCTGCTTCTCTGCTTCCCCCATCCGAAGGCCACCAGCACATCAGCCCGCGCAGCAGGAGGTAGCGGCTCTCCTCCTGGAGCCAGAGCGCTCCGATTCTCCAGGACACCAGCAACGTGACACAGACAAAGACCGCTGACTCCTGGAGGCGGGAAGGGCGCATGCGTCCAGTTCCATCGGCAGGGTGAAAGACAATGCTCTAGGTGTTTAAAATGTATTTCTAGAAATAACGGCTCCGGCTGTCTCTGCTTGTCCTATGCTCGCTGTTCGCGCCGCGCCGTCTCCTTCCAGGACAAGCCCATGCTGGTTTCCCGTCCACCTCCGACAGCCAGTCCCTTCCTTTCACGCGCGCTCTTCCTGGCGATGCTCGTGCTCACCGTCGGCGCATCGGCTTGCCGTGCGCAGGAGGATGTTGCCGGGAGCTCGGAGGAGGGGCTCATCGGTAGGGCCATTGACGACGAGGAGGAACCCGAGGTCTGCGAGGAGTGTGACGGGGGCGCTGACGCAGGGGATGCGGGTGACGCCGGAGACGCGGGCTGCGAGCCGCCTGAGCAGGACTTCACCGAGACCGCCACCTGTGGAGAGGACGCCGGAGTGGATGCGGGTACCGACGCCGGCACGGATGCGGGCGCGGACGGTGGTGGGGGCGGGGGCGACGCAGGCGCGGACGCCGGCACCGACGCAGGCACGGACGGTGGCGGAAGCGACGCAGGCGCGGACGCCGGCACCGACGCAGGCACGGACGGTGGCGGTGGAGGGGGCGGTGGAGACGCCGGCACCGACGCAGGTGCGGACGGAGGTCATGACTCGGGGACGGGACCTGTCGCGGATGCGGGCTCCGGCGGTGGCTCTGACGCGGGCTTCGCTCGGTACGTGGAGTCGTCCGTGCAAGCCTCCTTCGCGCCCGCGGCCGCTCCCGCGCCAACGCCTGTTCTCAACACCACGCCGACCACGGCGGGGGACCGGACGAATGCCGCGGAGACGGCACGGATGCGCTCGCGCTGTGGCATGTGCGAGCTGCGGCCCAGGACGACCATCGACCCGAACAAGGTGCCCTACATCTCCGTGCACGGCATCAATGCCGGCCCTGATGTGATGAACCCGGCCATCAACAACTTCCCGCCCAACGCCCAGGTCTACGACTTCTTCTACCCGGACAACCGGCACCCCATGGAGACGGCGGACTGCCTGCGCAACGCCATCGCGCAGGTGTTGGGGCAGCACTCCGGGACGACCGTACAGGTGGTGGGGCATTCGCTCGGTGCGGTCATCGCGGCCGGCGCGGACCACTCGCTCGCGGACGACGAGTGGATGCCGACGGAGGTTCCGACCAACTGCGGGGTGACGAAGAAGGTGCGCGGGCGCCATCGCAAGGACTTCGTGCTCGAGCCGGCACCGGGCCCCAATCAGCTCGATCTCCGCCTGACGTTGATCGACCCCATCTTCCAGGGGTTCGGGGATGCGCCGCTGTTCATCTCCGACTGCCTGCCCGGACGGGGAGACCTCACCTCGGGCAGCGCGCTCATGCAGACGCTGAACACCCGGCGCACCGTCTCCAGGCAGCGCAGGGTGTTCTATGCCGCCCTCCCGAGCGACCACACCGCCCGAGACCTCTCCGAGTTCGACGCCGATGACCTCGAGTTGATCTGCAAGGCGCTCCGAGGTGAAGCCGTGCGCACCCGGAAGTTCGGCCTCATCAACGCCTGGAACGCCGTCAAGAACCAGCCGGTCGGGCCGGGAGGGAAGACGCTCAAGGACTCACTGGGCTGCGACTGCTCCGCGGCGCGCATCAAGGAGCTCGCGAAGCAGGCCGCACCCCAGTTGCCGGGCGACCACAACACCGTCATCCCCAACGTCCCCTTCTAGGGGAGGACGGACTCGCCAGCGTCGAGGACTCACCTCGAGGTGACACAAAGCCCCGTGGCACCTCGCTGGCGCCACGGGGCTCTCCATGCTCGCCGCCCACCGAGGCGGACCTGCTGAACGCCAGGACTACGGAGGCGTCTGGGTGATGGTCAGGGCGTAGGTGCCCGCGGTGAAGCCTCGCACCATGAGATAGGCCTGCGACACGACTGGCGGATACGTCAGCTCGCAGGTCTCGGCGGCGCCCGAGACGTACGGACGGCAGTCGTATGCGTTGACGTTGGGCGGCGCGCTCCAGCGTACATAGAGATCCGGGTCACCCGCGCCCGTCATCAGGACCTTGAGCTTCGTCCCGGTCAGGGCGCAGTAGGGACCATATTGGACCTCCTGCCCCACGGCGACGCTGCCGCTCCGGGTGTCCGTGCGCGTGTAGGTCACCTTCAGCTCCACGCCAAAGTAGGGCGCGTATGGACGCAGCATGACGTACCACCTGCTGCCAGGCGGCGGGTTGTTGAAGGTACAGGTCTCGTTGTTGCCACTCAGGTACGGGCGGCAATCGTAGCTGGAGGTCGTCGGCGGGGAACCGGACTTCACATACAGGTCCGCATCACCCGTTCCACCGCTGATGCTGAAGGTGAGGTTCCCCACCATGGGCTGTCCACAGGCCCCCGCGGCGGGCACATCGAAGAAGTAGTGCTTCGTTTCCCCCGTGGGGCTCTCCAGGCCTTTCACTGGCACGTCGTTCTGGAGTGGCAGCGGCCCCGGTGGGGGCACGGCGATGCCCACGCCCACGGCCAGCCACGCGTTCGTCACGGACTGTATTGTGGCCGCGTCGTAGCCGAGCTGAAACGCGGTCTGCTCCGTGGCCAACTTCGCGGCCTCGAAGTTGGACGACGGCAGGAGGATGTCCACGTTGGCCTTGTAGAAGATACGAGCGGCCTTCTCGATGCCGATGCCCGCCACCACCGTGGAGGTCTTCCCTCGCGGGTGAGTGCCACCCTGTGACAGCAGGTAGAACGCCAGGTTGGAGATACCCGAGCTGT comes from Pyxidicoccus parkwaysis and encodes:
- a CDS encoding arabinan endo-1,5-alpha-L-arabinosidase yields the protein MRWSWLVVVLVALAPELARAQTPCVSNGELFLHDPSAIKVREGNQDVFYVVSTGQGIPIRRSVDLVNWQFVGRVFPAQWDAQCNDHNSVPAWALARFSTSLLKPDQVWSPDISYFGGRFHVYYSVTVPASRRVFVGHASNSVLDGSLPWTDHGEVFRSTSATPYAADGPDVLLFTTSTGAQRAKLSFGGFFGGIYQYPLNPGTGKPNTAATRARLAGRDNERYHALEGGHLFQRGAWYYLIANWDYCCGPRPRENPLGWTRVYPPYTPSTPTTLADLPAYRLVVGRSTSPAGPFVDRNGVKLVNGGGTVLLESRGNLVGPGGPSVVEHEGRYLLVLHRYVERQLGGASFCAGSQAPHVRRLHWTADGWPVDDGPHTLTDATHPESGTPDSVAPCMPGVLEVSATGGGSVSTSCGNAECRGDTGTRVTVTVTPDVARRFSHWATPTGARCSLASPGSAGGAVQATLDCPFVDATRGWTQCRQECQAVFVP
- a CDS encoding esterase/lipase family protein, with translation MLVSRPPPTASPFLSRALFLAMLVLTVGASACRAQEDVAGSSEEGLIGRAIDDEEEPEVCEECDGGADAGDAGDAGDAGCEPPEQDFTETATCGEDAGVDAGTDAGTDAGADGGGGGGDAGADAGTDAGTDGGGSDAGADAGTDAGTDGGGGGGGGDAGTDAGADGGHDSGTGPVADAGSGGGSDAGFARYVESSVQASFAPAAAPAPTPVLNTTPTTAGDRTNAAETARMRSRCGMCELRPRTTIDPNKVPYISVHGINAGPDVMNPAINNFPPNAQVYDFFYPDNRHPMETADCLRNAIAQVLGQHSGTTVQVVGHSLGAVIAAGADHSLADDEWMPTEVPTNCGVTKKVRGRHRKDFVLEPAPGPNQLDLRLTLIDPIFQGFGDAPLFISDCLPGRGDLTSGSALMQTLNTRRTVSRQRRVFYAALPSDHTARDLSEFDADDLELICKALRGEAVRTRKFGLINAWNAVKNQPVGPGGKTLKDSLGCDCSAARIKELAKQAAPQLPGDHNTVIPNVPF